In Methanobacteriaceae archaeon, a single window of DNA contains:
- a CDS encoding zinc ribbon domain-containing protein: MKKCPECGNPSYDGAPVCGNCGYKFPKSKSIVPKGEDIFKKEPKKEPKKEKPSDEESILEIVKEKKLIIGAILIITLIVVCGIFLTGSSNTSSTVTSSATQTYESDSFSFTYPATWQKINATDEEHPDAVFFKSGNVTIEYYNVTTSASSLKEINQNRITHGQGVGASVTLLETITIDERNASNIIFENADGDYTRYVSMFSDGKLYVFRVIGDSVNSITSDDINGAINSSKIL, translated from the coding sequence GTGAAAAAATGTCCTGAATGTGGAAATCCAAGTTATGATGGAGCTCCAGTTTGTGGAAATTGTGGATATAAATTCCCTAAATCAAAAAGCATTGTGCCTAAGGGAGAAGATATATTCAAAAAGGAACCTAAGAAAGAACCTAAAAAAGAAAAACCTTCCGATGAAGAAAGTATTCTTGAAATTGTAAAAGAAAAGAAACTTATTATTGGAGCAATATTAATTATAACTTTAATTGTTGTTTGTGGAATCTTTTTAACTGGGTCAAGTAATACTTCATCAACAGTTACAAGTAGTGCTACTCAAACATATGAATCAGATTCATTCTCATTCACATATCCTGCTACTTGGCAAAAAATAAACGCAACTGATGAAGAACACCCTGATGCTGTATTTTTCAAATCAGGTAATGTAACTATTGAATATTATAATGTCACAACTAGTGCATCATCCCTAAAAGAAATAAATCAAAACAGAATTACACATGGTCAAGGTGTAGGTGCGTCTGTAACTCTTCTTGAGACAATAACCATAGATGAGAGAAATGCATCAAACATCATCTTTGAAAATGCTGATGGTGACTACACAAGATATGTTTCAATGTTTAGTGATGGTAAATTATATGTATTCAGAGTTATTGGAGATTCTGTTAATTCCATTACATCTGATGACATTAATGGAGCTATAAATTCCTCAAAAATCCTTTAA
- a CDS encoding carbon-nitrogen hydrolase family protein, translating into MTRIKLALCQMNVVDNKEENIKTASLMIEKSVSKNADFIILPEMFNCPYSNEKFIEYGEEEQTSNTLYEISNLAKKNQVYILAGSIPEIDNDKLYNTSYLFDKQGNIIAKHRKMHLFDIDISGKITFKESDVLSAGDDFTIADTEFGKVGIGICYDIRFPEYARILAKNEADILIYPGAFNMTTGPAHWELLFRMRALDNQVFCVGVAPALNKDASYHSYGHSIITNPWGDIIAQGDEKESLIISEIDLDEIKKIRDELPLLKNKRDNLYEVIEK; encoded by the coding sequence ATGACAAGAATTAAACTTGCTTTATGTCAAATGAATGTAGTTGACAATAAAGAGGAAAACATCAAAACTGCAAGTTTGATGATTGAAAAAAGTGTATCAAAAAATGCTGATTTTATAATACTACCCGAAATGTTTAATTGTCCGTATTCTAATGAGAAATTTATTGAATATGGTGAAGAAGAACAAACTAGCAATACACTTTATGAAATTTCTAATTTGGCTAAGAAAAATCAGGTTTATATTCTTGCAGGATCAATTCCTGAAATTGATAATGATAAATTGTATAATACCAGTTATCTTTTTGACAAACAGGGAAATATCATAGCAAAACATCGCAAAATGCATCTTTTTGACATTGATATTTCTGGAAAAATAACATTCAAAGAATCAGACGTGTTAAGTGCAGGCGATGATTTTACAATAGCTGATACTGAATTTGGAAAAGTAGGTATTGGAATATGTTATGATATTCGTTTTCCGGAATATGCTCGTATTTTAGCTAAAAATGAAGCAGATATATTGATTTATCCAGGTGCTTTTAATATGACAACAGGCCCTGCACACTGGGAATTACTATTTCGTATGAGAGCTCTTGACAATCAGGTTTTTTGTGTTGGTGTTGCACCTGCACTTAACAAAGATGCAAGCTATCACAGCTACGGCCATTCAATCATTACAAATCCTTGGGGAGACATAATAGCTCAAGGCGATGAAAAAGAGAGTTTAATCATTTCAGAAATTGATTTAGATGAAATAAAAAAAATAAGAGACGAGTTACCTCTTTTAAAAAACAAAAGAGATAATCTCTACGAAGTTATTGAAAAATAA
- a CDS encoding HEAT repeat domain-containing protein, translating to MTNLNFDDAISNLSSEDVKVRKEAIESLVGITDESAIEPLIKATTDDNAQVRFKAAEILGNMGELAVDKLIDEFTNAQGKNKRFLAFALKETENDKVVPYFVESTDDEDFGVRKVAVRALGELQAVDNLDSIEKCLSDEDWGVRLAAIQALGDLATDEAIKLIKDARKSEEDKDFKKSCNKAIKKAEKRQKAKASGKTIVKVIPMSTIKEMEKTNVQKAIKEYERYVEAKQAKDAPYKRLCILYRKANDYDNEVRVIETAIEVFADNDKKLSYFEKRLAKLK from the coding sequence ATGACTAATTTAAATTTTGATGATGCTATTTCTAACTTATCAAGTGAAGATGTAAAAGTTAGAAAAGAAGCTATAGAATCATTAGTTGGAATTACTGATGAATCAGCTATTGAACCATTAATTAAGGCTACTACTGATGATAATGCGCAAGTCAGATTTAAAGCGGCTGAAATTTTAGGTAATATGGGTGAATTAGCTGTTGACAAATTAATCGATGAATTTACTAATGCTCAAGGTAAAAATAAAAGATTTTTAGCTTTTGCACTCAAAGAAACTGAAAATGATAAGGTTGTTCCTTACTTTGTTGAATCAACTGATGATGAAGATTTTGGAGTTAGAAAAGTTGCTGTACGTGCTTTAGGTGAACTTCAAGCTGTTGATAATCTTGATTCAATTGAAAAATGTCTCAGTGATGAAGATTGGGGTGTTAGATTAGCTGCTATTCAGGCATTAGGTGATCTTGCAACTGATGAAGCAATTAAATTAATCAAAGATGCTAGAAAATCTGAAGAAGATAAAGATTTCAAAAAGTCATGTAATAAAGCTATTAAAAAAGCAGAAAAAAGACAAAAAGCAAAAGCATCTGGAAAAACTATTGTAAAAGTCATTCCAATGAGTACTATTAAAGAAATGGAAAAGACCAATGTACAAAAAGCTATTAAAGAATACGAAAGATATGTGGAAGCAAAACAAGCAAAAGATGCTCCATATAAACGTTTATGTATCTTATATAGAAAAGCTAATGACTATGACAACGAAGTTAGAGTAATTGAAACTGCTATTGAAGTATTTGCTGACAATGATAAAAAATTATCTTACTTCGAGAAAAGATTAGCTAAATTAAAATAG